A section of the Methanosarcina mazei S-6 genome encodes:
- a CDS encoding dihydropteroate synthase-like protein: protein MEILIATGRLAENTVRKAAGEKADVLVADIDIAAFITPKKLTRAFEEAGLSKKYDLILLPGLVPGDFSKVSDELDCKIRLGPKHAYDLGFVLRFAEEVEFSVKVPACELLADVRKEEALELIREAEEEAVSPLSLRGVKLGGNSRMKVMGEIVGAAELNPADLEIKIEAFIARGADIIDLGATLNTLPGQVRSTVFLAKSLTDIPISIDTLDPELIKEGIEAGADLVLSLNSTNMETAGSVVAKAGVAAVIIPDEGNSLESLVNNIESARRLGIERIIADPILDPVGHNITESIVRYHEFHRRYPDIPLFFGAGNVTELMDVDTIGVNATLCGIGAETGASILFTPEYSDKAQGSIGELKKASEMMQLCRIRESSPKDLGIDLLFIKEKRKRPDSPLPKKVITARASKNWRQDPAGPIRVRIVPDKINGNGGLIVAEHEKAAIAGESAREVMDTLIELELVSSLDHAAYLGRELEKAELALRFNRSYAQDDIF, encoded by the coding sequence ATGGAAATTTTGATTGCAACAGGGCGGCTTGCGGAAAATACCGTGAGAAAAGCGGCTGGAGAAAAAGCAGACGTCCTTGTAGCAGATATCGACATTGCTGCCTTTATCACCCCGAAAAAACTTACCAGAGCCTTTGAGGAAGCCGGATTATCAAAAAAATATGACCTCATTCTGCTTCCCGGACTTGTACCGGGTGATTTTTCAAAGGTATCGGACGAGCTTGACTGTAAAATCCGGCTGGGCCCTAAACATGCTTATGACCTTGGCTTTGTGCTCCGTTTTGCAGAAGAAGTGGAGTTTTCCGTAAAGGTCCCTGCCTGTGAGCTCCTTGCAGACGTAAGAAAGGAAGAAGCTCTTGAGCTTATAAGAGAAGCCGAAGAAGAAGCCGTTTCTCCACTTAGCCTGAGAGGAGTAAAACTGGGAGGAAACTCCCGAATGAAAGTTATGGGAGAGATTGTAGGAGCAGCCGAGTTGAACCCTGCTGACCTGGAGATAAAAATCGAAGCTTTTATCGCCCGTGGAGCAGATATTATCGACCTCGGAGCTACACTTAACACCCTTCCGGGACAGGTCCGAAGTACGGTATTCCTTGCAAAATCTCTCACAGATATTCCGATAAGTATAGATACCCTTGACCCTGAGCTGATAAAGGAAGGAATAGAAGCAGGAGCAGACCTTGTTCTGAGCCTTAACAGCACAAATATGGAAACAGCAGGCTCCGTGGTTGCAAAAGCAGGTGTTGCAGCAGTCATAATTCCTGATGAAGGAAACAGTCTGGAAAGCCTTGTAAATAATATCGAATCCGCACGCAGGCTCGGGATTGAAAGAATTATAGCCGACCCTATCCTTGACCCTGTAGGCCATAATATAACGGAATCCATTGTTCGCTACCATGAGTTTCACAGGAGATATCCTGACATTCCATTATTCTTTGGGGCAGGCAATGTAACCGAACTCATGGACGTGGATACGATAGGAGTAAATGCCACACTCTGCGGAATAGGAGCCGAAACCGGGGCAAGTATCCTTTTTACCCCCGAGTACAGCGATAAAGCCCAGGGCTCCATAGGAGAGCTGAAAAAAGCCTCTGAGATGATGCAGCTTTGCAGGATAAGGGAAAGCTCCCCCAAGGATCTTGGCATTGACCTCCTCTTCATAAAGGAAAAACGAAAACGCCCTGACAGCCCCCTCCCCAAAAAAGTGATTACTGCCAGAGCTTCGAAAAACTGGCGTCAGGACCCTGCAGGCCCAATAAGAGTCAGGATTGTGCCGGATAAAATTAACGGAAATGGCGGACTCATTGTAGCCGAACATGAGAAAGCAGCAATTGCAGGAGAAAGCGCCAGGGAAGTTATGGATACATTGATTGAACTCGAACTGGTCTCGAGCCTGGATCACGCTGCATATCTTGGAAGAGAACTGGAAAAAGCCGAACTTGCTCTGCGCTTCAACCGGAGTTACGCCCAGGACGATATATTTTGA
- the ftsZ gene encoding cell division protein FtsZ, whose protein sequence is MQSIVQEAMKFSEKEKEYRKTTSDEEFEEFGQPRIMIVGCGGAGNNTVNRLYNIGIEGAETVCINTDKQHLDNVRADKKILVGKTLTRGLGAGGYPETGKKAAELARGTLEEVLKDVDLVFVTAGLGGGTGTGVAPVVAEVAKEQGAIVVGMVSSPFRVERARIFKAEEGLEDLRRAADTVIVLDNNRLLNYVPNLPIDQAFSVMDQLIAETVKGITETITVPSLINLDYADIRTIMSCGGVAVMLVGESKNQDKSTEVVRTALNHPLLDVDYKGATGSLVHVTGGPDLSLKEAEEIASMLTYELSSNANVIWGARIRDDYEGKVRVMAIMTGVQSAQILGPQAGAGILESRAEADPIQEKRFGRLSLEARKAGTAGPLRKKHEESIIDFIN, encoded by the coding sequence TTGCAATCTATAGTACAGGAAGCAATGAAGTTCAGCGAAAAAGAAAAGGAATACCGAAAAACGACGTCCGATGAAGAATTCGAAGAATTCGGACAGCCGAGAATTATGATTGTAGGGTGTGGGGGCGCAGGGAATAATACCGTAAACCGTCTCTACAACATTGGAATTGAAGGCGCAGAAACAGTCTGCATCAATACGGATAAGCAGCACCTTGACAATGTAAGGGCTGACAAGAAGATCCTTGTTGGAAAAACCCTTACAAGAGGACTGGGAGCAGGCGGCTATCCAGAAACAGGGAAAAAAGCCGCAGAACTTGCAAGAGGCACCCTTGAAGAAGTCCTGAAGGATGTTGACCTTGTTTTCGTTACCGCAGGCCTCGGAGGAGGCACTGGAACAGGAGTTGCCCCGGTAGTTGCCGAAGTTGCAAAAGAACAGGGAGCAATCGTTGTGGGCATGGTTTCAAGCCCCTTCAGAGTCGAAAGAGCCCGCATATTTAAAGCCGAAGAGGGTCTCGAAGACCTGCGCAGGGCAGCAGACACGGTAATTGTCCTGGACAACAACAGGCTGCTCAATTATGTACCCAACCTTCCCATTGACCAGGCTTTCTCAGTAATGGACCAGTTAATTGCAGAAACCGTAAAGGGAATAACCGAAACCATTACTGTGCCTTCTCTGATCAACCTTGACTATGCAGATATAAGGACAATCATGAGCTGCGGCGGAGTTGCCGTAATGCTTGTAGGAGAGTCAAAGAACCAGGACAAGAGCACCGAAGTCGTGAGGACTGCCCTTAACCACCCGCTGCTTGATGTTGATTATAAGGGCGCAACCGGTAGCCTTGTCCATGTAACAGGCGGGCCTGACCTCAGCCTGAAGGAAGCCGAAGAAATTGCCTCCATGCTTACCTATGAACTTTCCTCGAACGCCAATGTGATATGGGGCGCAAGGATAAGGGATGATTATGAAGGTAAGGTCCGGGTAATGGCAATAATGACCGGTGTCCAGTCTGCCCAGATCCTGGGCCCTCAGGCAGGAGCTGGAATCCTGGAGTCCAGAGCCGAAGCTGACCCTATCCAGGAAAAAAGATTTGGAAGGCTGTCACTTGAAGCCAGGAAAGCCGGGACTGCAGGTCCTCTGAGAAAAAAGCACGAAGAATCAATTATTGATTTCATAAATTAA
- a CDS encoding HAD family hydrolase, producing the protein MLKALIFDMDGVLVDSMPFHAAAWKKAFLEMGMEIQDEDIYAIEGSNPRNGLPLLIRKARKEPEDFDFEAITSIYRQEFNRIFKLKAFDGMKECLEFLKSRFLLSVVSGSDRLIVNGIVDQLFPGIFDTVVTGDDVLNSKPDPDPFLKAVELLNVGKEECVVIENAVLGVEAAKKADIYCIGVPTYVKPSELDRADLVVGNHQKLMEHLLSLEPLFSPEFIPGRRR; encoded by the coding sequence GTGTTAAAAGCATTAATTTTTGATATGGACGGAGTTCTTGTAGATTCCATGCCTTTTCATGCAGCAGCCTGGAAGAAGGCTTTTCTTGAAATGGGCATGGAAATCCAGGACGAGGATATCTATGCAATCGAAGGTTCAAATCCCAGAAATGGTCTTCCTCTGCTGATCAGAAAAGCCAGGAAGGAGCCGGAAGATTTTGACTTTGAAGCTATCACTTCAATTTACAGGCAGGAATTTAACCGGATTTTTAAGCTGAAGGCATTCGATGGAATGAAAGAGTGCCTTGAATTTCTTAAATCACGATTTCTGCTCTCAGTAGTCTCAGGTTCGGACCGTTTAATTGTTAACGGAATTGTTGACCAGCTTTTCCCGGGCATATTCGACACTGTTGTCACGGGAGACGATGTCCTGAACTCAAAGCCGGATCCTGACCCATTCCTGAAAGCGGTTGAGCTTCTTAATGTCGGAAAAGAGGAATGTGTTGTGATAGAAAACGCCGTCCTGGGCGTGGAAGCCGCAAAAAAGGCAGATATTTACTGCATAGGTGTCCCCACGTACGTAAAACCTTCCGAGCTTGACAGGGCGGACCTTGTTGTAGGAAATCATCAAAAATTGATGGAACATCTCCTCAGTCTCGAGCCTCTTTTCAGCCCTGAATTTATTCCCGGGCGCAGGCGATAA
- a CDS encoding beta-CASP ribonuclease aCPSF1, translating into MPIEDVLLDLKHKIEKNLPAGVTITDVEFEGPQLVLYTEEPRKFADDGNIIRNLAKELRTRIAMRPDPRVLATPEDSISIIEEVVPKESVISSYYFDPDSGEVIIEAEKPGLVIGKHGATLREITKQIGWIPKVVRTPPIKSRTVKNIREFMRNNLKERKEILKTVGRKIHRECTSKDQWVRVTALGGCKEVGRSCFLLSTPESRILIDCGVNVGSDENMTPYLYVPEVFPLNQIDAVIVTHAHLDHQGLVPLLFKYGYEGPVYCTPPTRDLMVLLQLDYIDVAAKEGKKIPYESGMVAKTLKHTIPLDYEEVTDIAPDIKLTFHNAGHILGSAISHFHIGDGLHNVVFTGDYKYEKTRLFDPAVNKFPRVETVISEATYGNANAFQPALKDAEKHLQMVVKNTIERGGIAVIPAFAVGRSQEVMIVLEESIRKGLIPEVPVYLDGMIWEATAIHATHPEYLNNDLRKLIFQKGQNPFLSECFKPVDSHEARQKIIQNPQPCVILATSGMMNGGPVMEYFKAFAEDPRNTLVFVGYQADGTIGRRIQKGWKEIPMTGKNGSTEMLKMNMEVQVVDGFSGHSDRRQLMEYVKRMQPRPERVFTEHGDEKACVDLASSVYKKLKIETRALTNLETVRLL; encoded by the coding sequence ATGCCTATAGAAGACGTGCTATTAGACCTCAAACACAAAATTGAGAAAAACCTACCCGCAGGCGTTACTATTACCGACGTCGAATTTGAGGGCCCTCAGCTTGTTCTGTATACCGAGGAGCCCAGAAAATTCGCTGATGACGGGAATATTATCCGCAACCTGGCAAAAGAACTCAGGACGCGGATTGCTATGCGGCCTGATCCCAGGGTTCTCGCAACTCCTGAGGACTCTATTTCTATAATTGAAGAAGTTGTTCCAAAAGAATCCGTAATCTCGAGCTACTATTTTGACCCTGATTCAGGAGAAGTAATTATCGAAGCCGAAAAGCCCGGGCTTGTAATAGGAAAACATGGCGCAACCCTCAGAGAGATTACAAAGCAGATTGGCTGGATTCCAAAAGTTGTCAGGACACCTCCTATAAAGTCACGTACGGTAAAAAACATACGGGAGTTCATGCGGAACAACCTCAAAGAAAGGAAGGAAATCCTGAAAACAGTGGGGAGGAAAATTCACAGGGAGTGTACTTCAAAAGACCAGTGGGTAAGGGTTACAGCCCTTGGGGGATGTAAAGAAGTAGGAAGAAGCTGCTTTTTGCTTTCTACACCTGAATCCAGAATCCTGATTGACTGCGGAGTCAATGTGGGATCTGATGAAAACATGACGCCTTACCTTTATGTTCCTGAAGTTTTTCCATTAAACCAGATAGATGCCGTGATAGTTACCCACGCTCACCTTGACCACCAGGGACTTGTCCCCCTGCTTTTCAAGTACGGGTACGAAGGACCTGTCTACTGTACTCCTCCAACAAGAGACCTTATGGTGCTGCTCCAGCTCGACTACATAGATGTGGCAGCTAAAGAAGGGAAGAAGATTCCCTATGAATCAGGGATGGTAGCAAAAACCCTCAAACACACCATACCTCTGGACTACGAGGAAGTAACAGACATAGCCCCCGACATAAAACTGACTTTCCATAATGCAGGTCATATCCTGGGCTCAGCTATTTCCCATTTCCATATAGGAGACGGCCTCCATAATGTGGTCTTTACAGGAGACTACAAATATGAGAAAACCAGGCTTTTTGACCCTGCTGTCAACAAGTTCCCGAGGGTCGAAACGGTCATCAGTGAAGCTACTTATGGAAATGCAAACGCTTTCCAGCCTGCACTTAAAGATGCGGAAAAGCACCTGCAGATGGTCGTAAAGAATACCATTGAGCGCGGAGGAATTGCAGTCATTCCTGCTTTTGCTGTGGGCAGAAGCCAGGAAGTTATGATTGTGCTCGAAGAGTCCATAAGGAAAGGACTTATCCCCGAAGTTCCGGTCTACCTTGACGGAATGATCTGGGAAGCAACTGCAATCCATGCAACTCATCCGGAATACCTGAATAATGACCTGAGGAAACTGATCTTCCAGAAAGGCCAGAACCCCTTCCTGTCAGAGTGCTTCAAGCCTGTGGACTCACATGAAGCACGCCAGAAGATCATCCAGAACCCTCAGCCCTGCGTAATCCTGGCAACTTCGGGCATGATGAACGGAGGCCCTGTTATGGAGTATTTCAAGGCTTTTGCAGAAGACCCGCGCAATACCCTTGTGTTTGTGGGCTATCAGGCTGACGGGACAATAGGGCGCAGGATCCAGAAGGGATGGAAAGAAATTCCGATGACAGGGAAGAACGGAAGCACCGAAATGCTGAAAATGAACATGGAGGTGCAGGTTGTAGACGGATTCTCAGGCCACTCGGACAGGAGGCAGCTTATGGAATATGTTAAAAGGATGCAGCCCCGCCCGGAAAGAGTATTCACGGAGCACGGAGATGAAAAAGCCTGTGTTGACCTCGCAAGTTCCGTTTACAAGAAACTGAAGATAGAGACACGTGCGCTCACAAACCTCGAAACCGTAAGACTGCTGTGA
- the psmB gene encoding archaeal proteasome endopeptidase complex subunit beta: MDNDKYLKGTTTVGVVCTDGIVLASEQRATMGHFIASKTAKKVYQIDDLVGMTTAGSVGDAQQLVRLVSVESQLYKMRRNESMTIKGIATLMSNFLNANRYYPMMVQLLIGGVDKNGPAIYSLDPMGGSIEETRISATGSGSPMAYGVLEDQYREDIAVKEGLDLAIRAIHNATKRDSASGENIDVVVITKEAFKRLDPEEVKSRRALLN, from the coding sequence ATGGATAATGACAAATATTTAAAGGGCACAACTACCGTAGGAGTAGTTTGTACCGACGGAATTGTGCTCGCAAGTGAACAGCGAGCCACTATGGGGCATTTCATCGCAAGCAAAACTGCAAAGAAAGTTTACCAGATAGATGACCTGGTAGGGATGACCACTGCCGGTTCGGTAGGGGACGCTCAGCAGCTCGTGCGATTGGTAAGTGTGGAATCACAGCTCTACAAGATGCGCAGGAACGAATCCATGACGATCAAAGGGATTGCCACTTTGATGTCCAATTTCTTGAATGCTAACCGCTATTATCCTATGATGGTTCAGCTCCTTATCGGAGGGGTTGACAAAAACGGTCCTGCAATCTACTCACTGGACCCTATGGGAGGAAGCATTGAAGAGACAAGAATCTCAGCAACCGGCTCGGGTTCTCCCATGGCCTACGGAGTGCTGGAAGACCAGTACAGAGAGGATATAGCTGTAAAAGAAGGTCTTGATCTTGCGATTCGAGCAATTCACAATGCAACGAAAAGAGACTCAGCTTCCGGAGAAAATATCGATGTAGTCGTAATTACAAAGGAGGCATTCAAAAGGTTGGATCCTGAAGAAGTAAAATCCAGAAGAGCTTTATTAAACTAA
- a CDS encoding TIGR00295 family protein, with the protein MITRAEAIRFLEESGCAPNVIEHCKEVASLAVEIAEKAKAAGKEVDLELVEAGALLHDAGRCRTHGIAHAVEGFRLATSRGIEPEVAEIIKRHIGAGISKEEAKELGLPEDDYFPRSLEEKIVAHADNLVKGTKRITAQDRLELMRKKNVSEDVIQRIKRLAEEVEKLSH; encoded by the coding sequence TTGATCACCAGAGCCGAAGCGATCAGGTTTCTTGAGGAATCAGGCTGTGCCCCGAATGTGATTGAACACTGCAAAGAGGTCGCCTCGCTTGCAGTTGAGATTGCAGAAAAGGCAAAAGCAGCAGGAAAGGAAGTGGACCTGGAACTTGTGGAAGCGGGGGCCCTTTTGCATGATGCGGGAAGGTGCAGGACACACGGGATTGCACATGCTGTTGAAGGGTTTCGGCTGGCTACGAGCAGGGGAATAGAACCTGAAGTTGCCGAGATAATAAAAAGGCATATCGGAGCCGGAATCTCTAAAGAAGAAGCAAAAGAATTGGGGCTTCCTGAAGACGACTATTTTCCCAGGAGCCTTGAGGAAAAGATTGTTGCGCATGCGGACAACCTTGTAAAAGGAACAAAGAGGATAACGGCACAGGACAGATTGGAGCTCATGCGTAAAAAAAACGTATCTGAAGATGTAATCCAGAGAATAAAGAGGCTGGCTGAAGAAGTGGAAAAACTTTCACACTAA
- a CDS encoding transcription factor, protein MVDLNDKVIRGYLRSLVGDDGLKMIEQMPEGNVTDEEIAAKTGVLLNTVRRTLFILYENKFAIVVRERDSNSGWLTYLWHLDFSDIEHQLMREKKRLLRNLKTRLEFEENHVFYVCPQGCVRLLFDEATETEFLCPMCGEDLVYYDNSRFVGVLKKRVEALSSA, encoded by the coding sequence TTGGTCGATTTAAATGACAAGGTAATTAGAGGATACCTCAGGAGCCTTGTAGGGGATGACGGGCTTAAAATGATAGAACAGATGCCCGAAGGCAATGTCACGGATGAAGAAATTGCGGCGAAGACCGGAGTTCTGCTGAATACCGTGAGAAGAACTCTTTTTATACTTTATGAGAATAAATTTGCAATAGTTGTAAGGGAAAGAGATTCAAATAGCGGATGGCTGACTTATCTCTGGCATCTGGACTTTTCCGACATAGAGCACCAGCTTATGAGGGAAAAGAAAAGACTGCTAAGGAATCTGAAGACCCGCCTTGAATTTGAAGAAAATCATGTATTTTACGTTTGTCCTCAGGGTTGTGTTCGCCTTCTTTTTGACGAAGCAACGGAAACGGAATTTCTCTGCCCAATGTGCGGAGAAGACCTGGTTTACTATGACAACTCCCGTTTTGTGGGAGTTCTGAAAAAGCGCGTAGAAGCTTTGAGTTCCGCATAA
- a CDS encoding ATP-grasp domain-containing protein yields MQNILAIGFDTRNIVCSASRAGYTVCSIDAFRDLDLQECAYASALLECRTSGELRQLDPGWIVAKMNGFGLDFDAIVPGSGMEMLDPSRFPCPVLASSPEAVKEASNKLHLAKRLEAMGMPHPRCYSSNEPEAIEYPVILKPATGGGGIFNRVANNRQEMLEVLEELSGPDQGLTENEIVIQQFLEGTPSSVSVLSTKDEALAVAVNEQLTGIPWLSRLPFAYCGNITPFITEYAEEMEKLAEELILELGLLGSCGVDFLVTEQGPVVLEVNPRFQGSLDTVEKAMGINLFEAHAGCFRGELPEKPKAKLFAARGVLYSDRELFIDRKLMEVILREKSADIPPQKTVIEPDWPLTSLFEFASTREEAIKSLEGGAERIKTFIAERITGEAESLSPAGEA; encoded by the coding sequence ATGCAGAATATCCTTGCAATTGGCTTTGACACGCGAAACATTGTCTGCTCCGCAAGCAGGGCAGGCTATACTGTCTGCTCCATAGATGCATTCCGTGACCTTGACCTTCAGGAATGTGCATATGCATCAGCTCTTCTCGAATGCAGGACTTCAGGCGAACTCCGCCAGCTTGACCCTGGATGGATAGTAGCTAAAATGAATGGTTTCGGGCTTGACTTTGATGCCATCGTGCCTGGCTCGGGGATGGAGATGCTGGACCCGTCTCGTTTTCCCTGCCCCGTGCTTGCCAGCAGCCCTGAAGCAGTGAAGGAAGCTTCAAACAAGCTTCACCTTGCAAAAAGGCTTGAAGCTATGGGAATGCCACATCCTCGCTGTTATTCTTCCAACGAGCCGGAAGCAATCGAATATCCTGTTATTCTCAAACCGGCTACAGGAGGAGGAGGGATATTCAACAGGGTTGCAAATAACAGACAGGAAATGCTGGAAGTGCTGGAAGAATTATCCGGTCCTGACCAGGGCCTTACGGAAAATGAAATCGTGATTCAGCAGTTTCTGGAAGGAACCCCTTCAAGCGTCTCTGTGCTTTCTACAAAGGATGAAGCCCTGGCAGTTGCTGTGAACGAGCAATTAACAGGCATACCCTGGCTTTCAAGGCTGCCGTTTGCCTACTGCGGAAATATAACCCCTTTCATAACAGAGTACGCAGAAGAGATGGAAAAACTTGCAGAAGAACTGATACTTGAACTCGGGCTCCTCGGGTCATGTGGAGTTGATTTTCTGGTCACAGAACAGGGGCCTGTGGTGCTTGAAGTAAATCCCAGGTTCCAGGGAAGCCTGGACACGGTTGAGAAAGCGATGGGAATTAACCTTTTCGAAGCTCATGCCGGTTGTTTCAGGGGAGAACTTCCTGAAAAACCGAAAGCAAAACTATTTGCAGCAAGAGGAGTTCTTTATTCGGATCGAGAGCTTTTTATAGACAGAAAACTCATGGAAGTCATTCTCAGGGAAAAAAGCGCGGACATTCCGCCTCAGAAAACTGTTATCGAGCCTGATTGGCCTCTGACCTCCCTGTTTGAATTCGCCTCAACAAGAGAAGAGGCAATCAAATCTCTCGAGGGAGGGGCAGAGCGGATAAAGACTTTTATTGCAGAACGAATTACAGGAGAAGCAGAGTCCCTGAGTCCTGCCGGAGAAGCATGA
- a CDS encoding 60S ribosomal export protein NMD3 — MNSITCPKCGTECDKLFDSVCRDCFFETFKLIDLPLVLHVKICSSCGAYFHRSRWENIGNLEEVVLKAVENALFIHDEAGDVELYLEPKEITPYIYMVRAEVDAIVRGEPVHAEAATEVRVQRIACDMCSRESGGYFEAIIQIRAAGRFPTEEEKRRCSAIAREAMESMKKKGDRLAFISDYQEQKEGIDLYMGSMNASRQVCRMIISELGGSFAESPTLVGMKDGKNLYRITFAMRLPEFRPGDVIRFRGRIIQIRSSGKKVNGISLEDGSRFLSTPEELKGAEKIANIGDAVLTVLVSIEENAILVLDPETYETVAIKKPMFFNAEAGSEIPVLKTEYGIFALAHTDIPQEK, encoded by the coding sequence ATGAATTCCATTACATGCCCGAAATGTGGCACAGAATGCGACAAACTTTTTGATTCCGTTTGCAGGGACTGTTTCTTTGAAACTTTCAAACTGATTGATCTGCCTCTCGTACTTCATGTAAAGATCTGTTCCAGCTGCGGAGCATATTTCCACAGGAGCCGCTGGGAAAACATCGGCAATCTGGAGGAAGTGGTGCTGAAAGCCGTAGAAAACGCCCTTTTCATCCACGATGAAGCAGGAGATGTGGAACTCTACCTTGAGCCGAAGGAAATTACTCCATATATATACATGGTGAGAGCCGAGGTAGATGCAATTGTAAGGGGAGAACCGGTCCATGCCGAGGCTGCAACCGAAGTAAGGGTTCAGAGGATAGCCTGCGACATGTGCAGCCGTGAATCCGGAGGTTATTTTGAAGCAATTATCCAGATAAGGGCAGCAGGCAGGTTTCCGACAGAAGAGGAAAAAAGGCGCTGCTCCGCCATAGCCAGAGAAGCTATGGAAAGCATGAAAAAAAAGGGAGATCGGCTGGCATTTATAAGTGACTACCAGGAACAGAAAGAAGGCATCGATCTTTACATGGGTTCCATGAATGCGAGCAGGCAGGTTTGCCGTATGATTATCTCTGAACTGGGGGGCAGTTTTGCTGAATCTCCTACGCTCGTAGGTATGAAAGACGGAAAAAACCTTTACAGGATTACTTTTGCCATGCGCCTTCCTGAGTTCCGACCAGGCGATGTGATAAGGTTCAGAGGAAGAATCATTCAGATCAGAAGTTCAGGCAAGAAAGTAAACGGGATAAGCCTTGAAGACGGTTCCCGGTTTCTATCAACTCCTGAAGAACTGAAGGGCGCAGAAAAGATTGCAAACATTGGAGATGCGGTACTTACGGTTCTGGTCTCAATCGAAGAAAATGCAATTCTTGTCCTTGACCCTGAGACCTATGAAACCGTCGCGATAAAAAAGCCCATGTTCTTTAACGCAGAGGCGGGAAGCGAGATTCCTGTCCTGAAAACAGAATATGGAATCTTTGCACTGGCACACACCGATATTCCGCAGGAAAAATAA
- the acsC gene encoding acetyl-CoA decarbonylase/synthase complex subunit gamma, producing the protein MKINSPLEAYKYLPQTNCGECGQPTCMAFASTLIDRSGKTTDCPPLIKEKKFAKKLAELDRLLAPEIRQVTIGVGERAANIGGDDVLYRHKLTFFNKTKMFFDVADNMDEAAIVERVKKISDYKKFYVGRNLLLDGVAIRAASNDPAKFAAAVKKVIENTELPVILCSFNPAVLKAGLEVAKGKNPLLYAANKDNWKEVGELALEYNVPVVVSAFNDLDGLKTLAKTFAEAGIKDIVLDPGTYPTGKGLKDTFTNFLKIRRAGIMGDTEIAYPIMAMPLTAWMAGIADPVSASYWETVLASIFTIRYGDIMLLHSMEPYATMPEVHLAETIYTDPRSPVAVDSKMYKVGNPTADSPVLFTTNFALTYYTVESDLASNGIDCWLLAVNTDGIGVEAAAAGGQLTADKVKDAFEKSGFDLKSDVTHNSVVIPGLAARLQGDIEDKLNVKVMVGPMDSGRLPGWMEKNWPPKK; encoded by the coding sequence ATGAAGATTAACAGCCCATTAGAAGCGTACAAGTACCTGCCTCAGACCAACTGTGGAGAATGTGGTCAGCCTACATGTATGGCATTTGCCTCCACGCTGATCGATAGGTCAGGCAAGACAACAGACTGCCCTCCCCTGATTAAAGAAAAGAAGTTTGCAAAGAAACTGGCAGAACTAGACAGGCTCCTTGCTCCTGAAATTCGCCAGGTTACTATTGGTGTTGGCGAAAGAGCAGCCAATATTGGTGGAGACGATGTACTGTACCGCCACAAACTGACATTCTTTAACAAGACAAAGATGTTCTTCGATGTGGCAGACAACATGGACGAAGCTGCCATTGTTGAAAGAGTGAAGAAGATCAGTGATTACAAGAAGTTCTATGTAGGACGTAACCTGCTTCTCGATGGTGTGGCAATAAGAGCAGCATCCAATGATCCTGCAAAGTTTGCAGCAGCTGTCAAGAAAGTTATAGAAAACACAGAACTGCCTGTAATTCTATGTTCTTTCAATCCTGCAGTCCTGAAGGCAGGACTTGAGGTAGCAAAGGGTAAAAACCCGCTGCTGTATGCTGCAAACAAGGACAACTGGAAAGAGGTAGGAGAACTAGCACTCGAGTATAACGTGCCTGTGGTTGTTTCAGCGTTTAATGACCTTGACGGCCTGAAGACTCTTGCAAAGACATTTGCAGAGGCTGGAATTAAGGACATTGTGCTTGATCCGGGAACTTACCCAACCGGGAAAGGTCTGAAGGATACTTTCACCAACTTCCTGAAGATCAGGAGAGCAGGCATTATGGGAGACACCGAGATCGCGTATCCGATCATGGCTATGCCGCTTACTGCCTGGATGGCGGGAATTGCTGACCCTGTCAGTGCATCATACTGGGAAACTGTTCTTGCATCAATCTTTACTATCAGGTACGGAGACATTATGCTCCTCCACAGCATGGAGCCATATGCCACCATGCCAGAAGTACACCTGGCAGAGACAATATACACTGACCCCAGGTCTCCTGTTGCCGTAGACTCAAAGATGTATAAGGTAGGAAACCCAACAGCAGATTCACCTGTACTCTTTACCACAAACTTCGCCCTTACTTACTACACAGTAGAGAGCGACCTTGCATCAAACGGAATAGACTGCTGGCTGCTTGCAGTTAACACAGATGGTATTGGTGTGGAAGCAGCGGCTGCAGGTGGACAGCTGACAGCTGATAAGGTGAAGGATGCATTTGAGAAGTCAGGATTTGACCTCAAGAGCGATGTTACCCATAACAGTGTAGTTATTCCGGGTCTTGCCGCCCGTCTACAGGGTGATATTGAGGACAAACTCAATGTAAAAGTTATGGTTGGTCCAATGGACTCAGGAAGGCTACCAGGCTGGATGGAGAAGAACTGGCCACCAAAGAAATAA